The Candidatus Obscuribacter sp. DNA segment CGCACTTTTCGCACCATTTATACCTCTTCTTAACCTCTTCTTTCGACTCAATAATTTTCCGGTATTCATGAGCCTCAAATTTCCTAATGCCAGGCTGCATGTCCACGACCTTCTATCTAATGGCGGCTTGAGTGGACCTGTGGCGATTGTCAGAAGCGCCTGCGAGTATGGCTTGATATCTGACGCTGAAAGAGTTGAGGTAGAGGAACTCGTTGGCGAAGAAGAGTTTTGTCTGTGTTTGATTGCTGCTCAAAAGGTTTTGTCCAGCTATTTTGAAAAGAGACGCGGCAGACCTGATTTGCCTGAGGTCAATTTTGACGAAATCTGGAATGCAATGGTCAAAGACGCAGAGAGTTACAAACAGAAAGTGAACAGCGCTGCAAAGTGTCAGTGCGAGGTCAAAAGCAGTGACTGTCCCAGGTTTGCACCAGCATTATTTGACATGATGCTGCAACATATCAGGCGCTATCCCTGAATCTTGTTAGACATCTCAAAACTAAAAGTGCTGCCCTGGCCATGTGTGCTGTCGCACCAGATGCGGCCTTCGTGGCCTTCCATGATGCGTCGGCATAGGTAGAGTCCCAGCCCGGTGCTGGCATAGTAGCGACCGGTGGAGCCAGCCTGCCAGAAGCGCTGGAACAGTTTTGGTTTGTTTTCTTCGGGGATGCCTTTGCCACTGTCTGCCACTGATACCACGGTCTTGTCTTGATCCTGGCGCATTGAGACAGTTATGGTGCCACCGGCTGGCGTAAACTTGAGCGAGTTATCAATCAAGTTTTGGATTACTCGTCTGATTTCGTCTTCATCGCAGACTATATCTTTAGAATCAGCTGGCAGTGTCGCTTTTAGTTGTACGTCTTTTTCTTGGGCCAGGGGCATTATTTCGGTGGCCACTCTGGTGATAATGGCGGCCATATTGGATGGGCGCATATTGAATTTTTTGGCACCACTATCGAAGCGATAGACATCAAGTAAGGTCTGGACCAGACTGTAGAGAGCTGTGTTACTCTGCAAAATTGTATCGAGAATTTCTTTTTGAGGCTCTGAGACTGGACCAAAGTCACCCTCTAACAAAAAACGCACAGCGCGGTTGGTGGCAGAAATTGGTGTTTTGAGGTCGTGGGTGAGAGTGGCCACAAAGTCTTCACGCTGTTGCTGTAAAAGTACACGGTCTGTGGCATTGGCAAACATTGCCACCAGTCCTGTCACTTTGCCGCTGTCGTCTTTGACTGGCCAGGTGGCCCAGTCCCAGTAGGCGTTGTCACCGCCGGTGGTTCGAGTGAGGTTGAGCAAGTCAGCAGAGCGTCTGCAAAATTGGCCAGTTTTAAAGACTTCTTCAAATAGTGATGCTTTCAGTCCGGGTGCTATTTCAAAGAGAGATTTGCCGACCACACTTTGTTGATCGTT contains these protein-coding regions:
- a CDS encoding PAS domain-containing protein produces the protein MNPHKQDAATTSNLQLSASEIALRKRWLQIEQSDEAIIKDEIDLLTSGNLDDLIEGMYTHFLSFEETRQFFPNEHVLKHAQQAQKAYFARLTKGNYDEDYVKDRLIVGATHHRIGLDPKWYIGAYNRVLSWFLPKIIERYNGDPEATGKAISALMKVVFFDMGLAIDCYISAKEAALMKHRDAIRELETERKVTRSILENAPIGIVSLSETMEILECNDEFLEIIEDNDQQSVVGKSLFEIAPGLKASLFEEVFKTGQFCRRSADLLNLTRTTGGDNAYWDWATWPVKDDSGKVTGLVAMFANATDRVLLQQQREDFVATLTHDLKTPISATNRAVRFLLEGDFGPVSEPQKEILDTILQSNTALYSLVQTLLDVYRFDSGAKKFNMRPSNMAAIITRVATEIMPLAQEKDVQLKATLPADSKDIVCDEDEIRRVIQNLIDNSLKFTPAGGTITVSMRQDQDKTVVSVADSGKGIPEENKPKLFQRFWQAGSTGRYYASTGLGLYLCRRIMEGHEGRIWCDSTHGQGSTFSFEMSNKIQG